The Brassica napus cultivar Da-Ae chromosome C7, Da-Ae, whole genome shotgun sequence genomic interval gGTTAATCAAAAAAGTAGATGTTATCCAATATATCCAATAATAACCAAACATACATGatattatatatccaaaatcaTAAGTTTAGTAACAtagtattatttaaataaatcatgcatattaactataatataaattaaaaatattgtaatcaaaaataaaatattaataaaatattataatatatttaatttgtgaATATTTATATCTATGCAGGATTACGAGAAAATCCCCAAGTACTTAGACATGGACCATGATTTCCCAACAACAATTTTAGCATAAGACACAATGTCTACGTTGTGACTAGTCGTGATTAaattagaaaaggaaataaaagtATTAGAGATAAACTTTCTCGATCCACTCATGTAACAAGTACATCACTTCCTTCTCCTGCAAGCAGAAGCCAAAATCCTTACTGGACAAGGCCACCATCTCAAATGTTGAAATGCAATTATGATGCTGCCTATACAATATACCACTAAGATTGGGACTACCAGATGGATCGTTCGGGATCGTTCGGGTGTTGCAGTAACTTGGGGATCTTCACCCATTGAACAAGCGAAAatgctgaagaagatgaagctTTGGTTCTGTTGCAAGTTATTCAACACTTACGTTTCTATTGATTTGATAACATGATTATTTGAGGGTATAGTAAAGTGGTTGCTAACACCTGACTGGTGAGTCCTTTAATCATCGTATTGACGTCTGCAAACAAAAATCTGTAATATCCCGATTTGtggtatataaaaatatttaaaataattgatttgacTATATGTTACCAGTGTGCACATACATTTTCGATCACATATCAAGATATAACTCTAAAGTTAAGCGTGTCTGAGCTGGAGTAATGGAAGAATGAGTGATCTTTCGGGAAGTGATTCGTGATATCATGCAAGTGAAGCCAAATCACGGAGAAAGGATCAATATGGTAATTGTAGGGTAGGTAAATAAAACGTTTAAGCCTCCGAAAATTTAACGCACCGATGATGGAACTCACATGCCGAGTGAGCGGACCTGAAAGAACCATTAACTATAGACGGTCAGAGCATTGCAAAATCTATTATTGGTCTACCAAGTATCTTTCTCATCCTTCAAGCATATCTACATGGAGGCGAATAGTGTTGCTCAGAAAAAGAAAGGATCTTTCCAACAGCattttttcatcttttatttatttatcctaCTTCATGGCTAACGTCGGATTATGTAAATTTTCAACTTTCATAACAGAAATTTATGTAGACAAAAACGAACTTGattgaaataaatattcatattaattattttattaaagacGTGAGTATTAACTTATAAATTCTTAAATCCGTATTCatagttttcaaaatatttgatgttttatttataagattttctAAAAGCACAGTAAAATATCGTACCATATGTGACATTTTATTAATTCACTGTTCAAATAACAATCTCAATTACAAACATAAAGCAATAAATACTTCATCAGCAATCAGAGTCATTACACTCGGTTAATACTTAGCAATCATCACAAACTGAAAAGAAAATTGAGCAAGCCGACACCGTACTAATATTAAGCGCAATAAAGTCATTAAAATAAGCTCTAATTTTATTCCAACGATCAACGAACCGAAGACCTCACTAAACGTTAATTATAAAGATGCACAAGCTGGGAATCAACTCCTTTTGTAATCTCACAGTTTATTCATTCTCCATACaaacatacacacacacacatatataataaCCAGGTTTTTAGCCCGTAATTTTACATTAACCAAACCaatcattattttgttttcgtAAATTCTAAATCTATTTGTGGAATTCGATAACAGAATATGAATAGGCACGACAAATAATTTCACATTGAAGAAAACCTGAACCAAATGCTAAATTCTCGAACTGTAAAAACGATCTCTCTTTACCGCCCGAACATTGTGTTAGCATCGACATGTCCATAGCAAACACAGTCTTAGAGAAAAGGTCACCACCCTTTGGGTCAGTTGGTGTAATCATATCTACAACTATCACTTTTCCTTTTTCCGGTAGACTCTTCCAACAATTTTTTAGAAGCTTTATACAATCTTCGTCCGTCCAATCATGAAGTATCAACTATAAAAAAAGTGGActttaacaaaaattattatataaataatggaCTTTAACAAAACTCGAAGATGCCAAACTTACAtaggaaaaaaagaagataacaaactttatatatataatatatctatactTACTTTCATAAAGACTGCATCTCCTTTTGGAATATTTATAAACATGTCTCCAGAGACATGCTCCACTCCTATAATtagtaaaattaacaaaaaaaaaagtttagagaGGTAGATACTAAAACATTAGTATATAACTTTCAAAACATTAATTAGTTTGTACCTGGATAAAACGGAGCATTGGTTAAAACCTGAGGTAGGTCGAAATTAACACCCTTAATATGAGGATACTTGGAAGTGACTAGACCTAATGTAGTTCCACTTCCTCCTCCAACATCCACCAAAGTGTTTACATCTTCAAATCCTCTGTACACTTCCAGAACCTTCTTCATAATCATTGTGGAAGGTTCTGACATGGCACGATCAAACACTTTAGCAAATTGTCCATCCGAATTAATGTATTCAAAAAGTTTCATGCCATGGGCAGAGCTGAATGCATCTCTTCCTTCTAGTATCACATCTTTAAGATTTATCctgtgaaaaataaataaagtctTCATCTGTTCATTTATGATTggtttatatacatatttcgtTGTAATGAGGTTTAGATAATTTGTTATGACTGGTTTAACATAATTGACGACCAACTCGATTCAACTTTTTTCTCAATGACTAGAAAATTCTGAATATCCCAAAGGCGATATCCAAacaatgttttattaattatttttagaatagTGAAGTACGTACCAAGTCTTGAAAACTACTTCGCTATGGGTCAACATAAACAGAGAAGCGAGAGAACCAGAACCGTCATTATCTTTCAAGAAATACTTGCAAACCGGCTCGGCTGCATATACCCACTCCATCTTTCCGGTTCGACCGTTAGCGTTATTTTCAACCATACGGCACTTTAAAATTGAGTGGCTGACGAGTAAACGCAACATTCGGTCCAGCAACACTGGCGCCTCCAGGTTGGTAGGTTTGGTTGGGAGACTACGGGATATCTCAAACGGTGAGAGCCACACGCCGTTGCCTGCTGCAGCGACTGTGTCGATGACCCCAAGCTCCAAGGCAGCTTTGAGAACCATGGGGAAAGCCATGGTGTTAACTATACTCTCCGCTTGTAAGCTCACCATTTTTTCGTCGACTTCTTGCTCATCTTTGGTTAAAACCGGGTTTGCGCAAGTAGTCAGGTGCCCTTGAAGATGATTTGACATTATTTTTGTTGGTTATAAGATCTGAGAAGATAGATTGAAAGTAAAATTTCTTTGAGTGCGCGGTTGTAACGTTAATACTTATTGCCATATTATAGGGAAAAATCCAGAAGCCAAAGCTAGATATTTCGACTGTTGATTTGATGGCCAAATGACCCCACTCGACTAGTCTACGAGTGTGGCCTTGTGTTATTGTTGTGGGGA includes:
- the LOC106427553 gene encoding indole glucosinolate O-methyltransferase 4 isoform X1: MSNHLQGHLTTCANPVLTKDEQEVDEKMVSLQAESIVNTMAFPMVLKAALELGVIDTVAAAGNGVWLSPFEISRSLPTKPTNLEAPVLLDRMLRLLVSHSILKCRMVENNANGRTGKMEWVYAAEPVCKYFLKDNDGSGSLASLFMLTHSEVVFKTWINLKDVILEGRDAFSSAHGMKLFEYINSDGQFAKVFDRAMSEPSTMIMKKVLEVYRGFEDVNTLVDVGGGSGTTLGLVTSKYPHIKGVNFDLPQVLTNAPFYPGVEHVSGDMFINIPKGDAVFMKLILHDWTDEDCIKLLKNCWKSLPEKGKVIVVDMITPTDPKGGDLFSKTVFAMDMSMLTQCSGGKERSFLQFENLAFGSGFLQCEIICRAYSYSVIEFHK
- the LOC106427553 gene encoding indole glucosinolate O-methyltransferase 1 isoform X2 → MSNHLQGHLTTCANPVLTKDEQEVDEKMVSLQAESIVNTMAFPMVLKAALELGVIDTVAAAGNGVWLSPFEISRSLPTKPTNLEAPVLLDRMLRLLVSHSILKCRMVENNANGRTGKMEWVYAAEPVCKYFLKDNDGSGSLASLFMLTHSEVVFKTWINLKDVILEGRDAFSSAHGMKLFEYINSDGQFAKVFDRAMSEPSTMIMKKVLEVYRGFEDVNTLVDVGGGSGTTLGLVTSKYPHIKGVNFDLPQVLTNAPFYPGVEHVSGDMFINIPKGDAVFMKSTFFIVDTS